From the genome of Yersinia enterocolitica, one region includes:
- a CDS encoding HTH-type transcriptional regulator GalS — protein MAALHSSGNSITIRDVASRAGVSLATVSRVLNNSAAIRPETRAAVLKAVSELGYRPNANAQKLATQSSDTVGVVVMDVSDPFFGALVKAVDTVAQRHQKYLLIGNSYHQADKERHAIEVLLRQRCNSLVVHAKALSDGELIAFLDQVPGMVLINRIIPGFEHRCIGLDNVSGAQMACRLLLKQGHQRIGFLGSNHPIDDVIQRQTGYLNALETAGITAPDSWRAFGTPDLAGGERAMIDLLGRNLQLSAVFAYNDSMAAGALAVLKENGISVPEQFSLVGFDDIPIARYTSPKLTTVRYPIVSMATLATELALEGACRSPDPHAAYCFKPTLVPRHSVAICGVAH, from the coding sequence ATGGCTGCTCTGCATTCATCTGGAAATAGTATCACCATTCGTGATGTGGCCTCGCGGGCTGGCGTTTCGCTGGCTACGGTATCCCGTGTCCTCAATAACAGCGCTGCTATTCGGCCAGAAACGCGCGCCGCAGTGCTGAAAGCAGTGTCAGAACTGGGCTACCGCCCAAATGCTAATGCACAAAAACTGGCAACACAAAGTAGCGATACTGTCGGTGTGGTGGTGATGGATGTCTCTGATCCCTTTTTTGGTGCCTTGGTGAAAGCGGTAGACACCGTAGCCCAACGACATCAAAAATATCTGTTGATTGGTAATAGCTACCACCAGGCCGATAAAGAGCGTCATGCCATTGAAGTGCTACTGCGTCAACGCTGTAATTCATTGGTTGTTCACGCTAAGGCATTGAGTGACGGTGAGTTAATCGCTTTTTTAGACCAGGTTCCAGGTATGGTTCTGATTAATAGGATTATTCCTGGGTTTGAGCACCGTTGTATAGGATTAGACAATGTTAGCGGTGCGCAAATGGCATGCCGTTTACTGCTTAAACAAGGGCACCAACGTATCGGTTTTCTCGGTTCCAACCACCCCATTGATGATGTTATCCAGCGTCAAACGGGTTACCTAAATGCGCTTGAGACCGCCGGTATCACTGCTCCTGACAGTTGGCGAGCATTTGGTACTCCTGATCTGGCTGGGGGGGAGCGTGCCATGATTGACTTGCTGGGGCGCAATTTACAGCTCAGTGCGGTGTTTGCCTATAACGACTCAATGGCTGCTGGTGCGCTGGCGGTGTTGAAAGAAAACGGTATCAGTGTCCCTGAGCAGTTTTCGCTGGTGGGCTTTGATGATATCCCTATTGCCCGCTATACCAGCCCCAAATTGACCACAGTTCGTTATCCTATTGTTTCTATGGCAACTTTGGCCACGGAACTGGCACTTGAAGGGGCCTGTCGCTCGCCAGACCCGCACGCGGCTTATTGTTTTAAACCCACATTGGTGCCGCGTCATTCTGTCGCAATTTGTGGGGTCGCTCACTAG
- a CDS encoding DUF418 family protein, producing the protein MRQRIATLDSARGLAILGILLLNISAFGLSKAAYLNPAYLGLPSLSDAWTWAILDIVAQAKFLSIFAILFGAGLELLLKRGKSWIRARLSLLLLLGLIHGIFFWDGDILFAYGLIGLVCWRMIRDAKDAASLLRTGAVLYLVGVAVLLLLGFITNGEPGRFWQPGPADLQYEQFWKLQGGMEAWKNRLDLLSSNLIAIGAQYGWELAGSMLFGAGLMRSGWLRGDFSLRHYRLLAACLIPLSLVIQIPGVALQWAVGWDYRWSGFLLQVPRELGAPLQAVGYLALLYGFGPTISGWRVNHWLAQVGRMALSNYLLQTLICTLIFYHFGLYQQLDRLQLLAIVPLVWLCNILFSLLWLHYFAQGPLEWLWRKLTAYACGQSLQPRNTKP; encoded by the coding sequence ATGCGTCAACGCATCGCAACGTTAGACAGTGCGCGAGGGCTGGCCATCCTTGGCATTCTGCTGCTTAATATCAGCGCCTTCGGTCTGTCAAAGGCTGCTTATCTTAATCCGGCCTATCTGGGCCTTCCTTCGCTATCCGATGCCTGGACTTGGGCCATTCTCGATATTGTGGCACAGGCCAAGTTCTTATCTATTTTCGCCATTCTGTTTGGTGCGGGCCTTGAGCTATTACTTAAACGCGGCAAGAGCTGGATTCGGGCGCGACTTTCCTTATTGCTATTACTGGGATTAATTCACGGTATCTTTTTCTGGGATGGAGACATTCTATTTGCTTATGGTTTGATCGGTCTGGTGTGTTGGCGAATGATTCGTGATGCCAAAGATGCCGCCAGTTTGTTGCGTACCGGTGCGGTGCTTTATTTAGTGGGTGTCGCGGTATTGCTGTTACTGGGGTTTATCACTAATGGCGAACCGGGGCGATTTTGGCAGCCGGGGCCTGCGGATCTGCAATATGAGCAATTTTGGAAGTTGCAGGGGGGCATGGAAGCCTGGAAGAATCGGTTAGATCTGTTGTCATCCAATTTGATTGCTATCGGCGCCCAATATGGCTGGGAGCTGGCTGGCTCGATGTTATTTGGTGCTGGGTTAATGCGTTCTGGCTGGCTACGCGGTGATTTTAGCTTGCGCCACTACCGTTTGCTTGCGGCATGTTTGATACCGCTTTCATTAGTTATCCAAATACCGGGGGTGGCACTGCAATGGGCAGTGGGCTGGGATTACCGTTGGAGCGGTTTTTTGTTGCAAGTTCCCCGTGAGTTAGGGGCTCCATTACAGGCTGTGGGCTATCTGGCTCTGCTGTATGGCTTCGGTCCCACAATATCCGGTTGGCGTGTCAATCATTGGTTGGCACAGGTAGGGCGCATGGCTCTGAGTAATTATTTACTGCAAACATTGATATGTACGTTGATTTTCTATCACTTCGGCTTATATCAACAGCTTGACCGCCTACAACTCCTCGCGATTGTTCCACTGGTCTGGCTGTGTAATATCCTATTCTCCCTGCTATGGCTGCATTACTTTGCCCAAGGGCCACTCGAGTGGTTATGGCGAAAATTGACCGCCTATGCTTGCGGTCAATCGTTACAACCACGCAACACTAAGCCCTGA
- a CDS encoding GTP cyclohydrolase I FolE codes for MSSLSKEAELVHEALLARGLETPLRKQELDAQTRKTKIQAHMTEVMQLLNLDLSDDSLADTPRRIAKMYVDEIFSGLDYENFPKITLIQNKMKVDEMVTVRDITLTSTCEHHFVTIDGKATVAYIPKDSVIGLSKINRIVQFFAQRPQVQERLTQQILLALQTLLGTNNVAVSIDAVHYCVKARGIRDATSATTTTSLGGLFKSSQNTRQEFLRAVRHNS; via the coding sequence ATGTCATCGCTAAGTAAAGAAGCTGAGTTGGTTCATGAGGCATTGCTGGCCCGTGGTCTTGAAACCCCGCTGCGCAAACAAGAGTTAGATGCCCAAACGCGTAAAACCAAGATTCAAGCGCATATGACTGAAGTCATGCAATTGCTGAATCTTGATTTGTCTGACGATAGTCTGGCGGATACGCCAAGACGTATTGCCAAAATGTATGTTGATGAGATTTTCTCTGGACTGGATTACGAAAATTTCCCCAAAATCACCCTGATTCAGAATAAAATGAAGGTCGATGAAATGGTCACGGTACGAGATATCACCCTGACCAGTACCTGCGAACATCATTTTGTCACTATTGATGGTAAAGCCACTGTCGCTTATATTCCCAAAGACAGTGTGATTGGTTTATCTAAAATCAACCGTATCGTGCAGTTCTTTGCTCAGCGCCCGCAAGTGCAAGAGCGGCTGACACAGCAAATCCTGTTGGCACTACAGACACTGTTAGGCACTAATAACGTCGCAGTTTCTATCGATGCGGTGCATTATTGCGTTAAAGCGCGCGGTATTCGTGATGCTACCAGTGCGACCACCACGACATCATTAGGCGGGTTATTCAAATCTAGCCAGAATACGCGCCAGGAATTCCTGCGTGCTGTTCGTCATAATAGCTAA
- a CDS encoding MFS transporter encodes MALRIALSGFLALVVAMGIGRFAFTPQVPLMIAEHQFTLTGAGLVAAFNYLGYLFGAFDAMRASRHVERRLWLGLWGAVTLTLLSAVVDGPWWHGVVRFAIGWASGWSMVLIAAWTNERLAHFGRPALSAAVFAGPGAGIFISGMLAVVIHSYGLSAAEAWLVYGVLALVIIAMISINLPRSGELHRPHIAAIPLTLTPALKRLVWSYSLAGFGYILPATFLSQMAAARFPDSLFAQFVWPVFGGAAVIGITIGILTRHCLSSQTRLALTLWVQALGVLCAELVPGVSGLALGALLTGGGFLSVVQLSLQHGRELAPQHTRYMAGLLTTGYAIGQLVGPILSAISTTLTHRLEPALYVAVVALFIAGGLVIKTPRRAQETVTG; translated from the coding sequence ATGGCATTAAGAATTGCATTAAGTGGTTTTCTCGCGTTAGTGGTGGCGATGGGAATTGGCCGTTTTGCTTTTACGCCGCAAGTACCGCTAATGATCGCAGAGCATCAGTTCACCCTAACCGGTGCCGGGCTGGTGGCAGCCTTTAATTATCTGGGATACCTGTTTGGCGCTTTTGATGCTATGCGTGCCAGCCGCCATGTGGAGCGCCGTTTATGGCTCGGATTGTGGGGAGCGGTAACGCTTACGCTGCTATCCGCAGTAGTTGATGGGCCGTGGTGGCATGGCGTGGTACGTTTTGCCATTGGCTGGGCCAGTGGTTGGTCGATGGTACTTATCGCCGCCTGGACCAATGAACGTCTGGCCCACTTTGGCCGTCCGGCACTCAGTGCCGCAGTATTTGCCGGACCAGGCGCGGGCATATTCATCAGCGGTATGTTGGCAGTGGTTATTCATAGCTATGGCTTATCGGCCGCAGAAGCCTGGCTGGTCTATGGTGTATTGGCGTTAGTTATTATTGCCATGATCAGTATTAATCTGCCGCGAAGTGGGGAACTACATCGCCCGCATATCGCTGCGATTCCACTGACCTTAACGCCAGCACTCAAGCGCCTGGTGTGGAGCTACAGTCTGGCGGGATTCGGTTATATTCTGCCCGCAACATTTTTATCGCAAATGGCAGCAGCGCGCTTCCCAGATAGCCTGTTTGCCCAGTTTGTCTGGCCGGTGTTTGGTGGCGCGGCGGTGATAGGGATCACTATCGGTATTTTGACCCGCCATTGCCTGAGTTCGCAAACCCGCTTGGCATTAACACTCTGGGTACAGGCATTGGGGGTATTGTGCGCGGAGCTAGTGCCGGGAGTTAGTGGGTTGGCATTAGGGGCATTACTGACCGGTGGCGGTTTCCTGAGTGTGGTGCAACTTTCATTGCAGCATGGCCGGGAGCTGGCACCGCAACACACCCGCTATATGGCTGGTTTACTGACCACCGGTTATGCTATCGGACAACTGGTTGGCCCAATATTATCCGCTATCTCAACAACCTTGACTCACCGGTTAGAGCCTGCGCTGTACGTGGCAGTGGTGGCACTGTTCATTGCTGGAGGGTTGGTTATCAAAACGCCACGTCGCGCTCAGGAAACAGTTACCGGTTGA
- a CDS encoding LysR family transcriptional regulator, producing MDLTQLRMFCCVAETGSVARAAEQMHRVPSNLTTRLRQLEVELGADLFIREKQRLRLSPMGHNFLCYANRILALSEEAMRITHAGEPAGNFPLGSMESTAATRLPNLLAAYHQRYPQVSLSLITGTSGEIIEQVRAGTLAAALVDGPVQHDELHGCRSFDEQLVIISCLDHPPIMQARDAVDETLFAFRPSCSYRLRLESWFRQAGVLPGHIMEIQSYHAMLACVASGAGLALIPHSVLALLPGHERVQVHALPADIADTATWLIWRKDAFSPNVRTLKELIIEQIEIQ from the coding sequence ATGGACCTGACCCAGCTACGCATGTTTTGCTGTGTAGCAGAAACCGGTTCCGTTGCCCGGGCAGCGGAGCAGATGCACCGCGTCCCGTCAAATTTGACGACCCGCCTGCGCCAACTTGAAGTTGAGCTGGGTGCCGACCTGTTTATCCGTGAAAAACAGCGCCTGCGGCTCTCCCCGATGGGACATAACTTCCTCTGCTATGCCAACCGGATCCTGGCGCTAAGCGAAGAGGCAATGCGCATTACGCATGCTGGCGAACCGGCGGGTAATTTCCCGTTAGGCTCGATGGAAAGCACTGCTGCCACCCGTCTGCCTAATTTGCTGGCGGCCTATCATCAGCGCTACCCACAGGTGTCCTTATCGCTGATCACCGGGACATCGGGTGAAATCATTGAACAGGTACGGGCCGGAACACTGGCGGCAGCACTCGTTGATGGGCCAGTTCAACATGATGAACTGCACGGTTGTCGCTCTTTCGACGAACAACTGGTGATCATTTCTTGTTTGGACCACCCTCCGATTATGCAAGCCCGCGATGCGGTGGATGAGACACTGTTTGCCTTTCGCCCCAGCTGCTCTTACCGCTTGCGCCTGGAGAGTTGGTTCCGTCAGGCCGGTGTCTTACCGGGCCATATTATGGAAATCCAGTCTTACCATGCCATGCTGGCCTGTGTTGCCAGTGGTGCCGGGCTGGCATTGATACCCCATTCCGTATTGGCGCTACTGCCGGGCCATGAACGGGTACAAGTTCATGCCTTACCGGCTGATATTGCCGATACCGCAACTTGGCTTATCTGGCGTAAAGATGCCTTTAGCCCCAATGTCCGCACCTTAAAAGAACTGATTATCGAGCAGATTGAAATTCAGTGA
- a CDS encoding S-(hydroxymethyl)glutathione dehydrogenase/class III alcohol dehydrogenase, translating into MIKTRAAVAWGPNQPLSVEEVDLMPPQKGEVLVRIVASGVCHTDAYTLSGKDPEGIFPVILGHEGGGIVEAIGEGVTSVAVGDHVIPLYTPECGECKFCRSGKTNLCQAIRSTQGKGLMPDGTTRFSKNGQPIFHYMGTSTFSELTVVPEISLAKINKEAPLEEVCLLGCGVTTGMGAVMNTAKVKPGDTVAIFGLGGIGLSAVIGAKMAGASRIIGIDLNTSKFELARKLGATDLINPKDYDKPIQDVIVELTDGGVDFSFECIGNVNVMRSALECCHKGWGESVIIGVAGAGEEISTRPFQLVTGRVWRGSAFGGVKGRSELPGIVQQYLDGKFALNDFITHTMGLDQINEAFDLMHEGKSIRTVIHFNDSSQNK; encoded by the coding sequence ATGATTAAAACTCGCGCCGCAGTCGCATGGGGGCCAAACCAGCCGCTATCGGTTGAAGAAGTTGATTTGATGCCACCGCAGAAAGGCGAAGTGCTGGTACGGATTGTCGCCAGTGGCGTATGCCACACCGATGCCTACACCTTGTCAGGCAAAGATCCCGAAGGGATATTCCCAGTGATCCTCGGCCATGAAGGTGGTGGGATTGTAGAAGCAATCGGCGAAGGTGTTACCAGCGTTGCAGTGGGTGATCACGTCATTCCGCTGTACACTCCAGAATGCGGTGAATGTAAATTCTGCCGCTCCGGTAAAACCAATTTGTGCCAGGCGATCCGCAGCACTCAGGGCAAGGGTTTGATGCCTGATGGCACCACTCGTTTCTCTAAAAATGGCCAACCGATCTTCCATTACATGGGGACTTCAACCTTCTCTGAACTGACAGTGGTACCGGAAATATCACTGGCAAAAATCAATAAAGAAGCGCCATTAGAAGAAGTTTGTCTGCTCGGTTGTGGCGTCACCACCGGCATGGGGGCTGTGATGAACACAGCAAAAGTCAAACCGGGCGACACTGTCGCCATCTTCGGCTTGGGTGGCATTGGTTTATCGGCAGTGATTGGGGCGAAAATGGCTGGCGCTAGCCGCATCATTGGTATTGATCTCAATACCAGTAAATTCGAGCTGGCCCGCAAACTGGGCGCAACAGACCTGATTAACCCGAAAGATTATGATAAACCTATTCAGGATGTGATCGTCGAGCTGACCGATGGCGGCGTAGATTTCTCCTTTGAATGTATTGGTAACGTCAATGTTATGCGCTCAGCGCTTGAGTGCTGCCATAAAGGCTGGGGCGAATCAGTCATCATTGGTGTTGCTGGTGCCGGTGAAGAGATTTCGACTCGTCCATTCCAATTGGTCACAGGCCGCGTATGGCGTGGCTCAGCATTTGGTGGCGTTAAAGGACGCTCCGAGTTACCGGGCATCGTGCAGCAATATCTGGACGGTAAATTCGCTCTGAATGATTTTATTACCCATACCATGGGGCTAGATCAAATCAACGAAGCCTTCGATTTGATGCATGAAGGTAAATCTATCCGTACCGTGATCCATTTTAATGATTCTTCACAAAACAAATAA
- the fghA gene encoding S-formylglutathione hydrolase — translation MNTSLELLEEHRMFGGWQQRYRHTASSLNCNMTFSIYLPPLRDDNPPPVLYWLSGLTCNDENFTLKAGAQRVAAELGLVLVMPDTSPRGDDVPNDEGYDLGQGAGFYLNATQAPWSKHFQMYDYISQELPALIAQHFRVSDRQSICGHSMGGHGALMLALRNPQQYQSASAFAPIVNPCQVPWGRKALTAYLGTDESQWLQYDSCHLLTHAHTQLPMLVDQGDGDQFLADQLQPAKLAELARQRDWPLTLRIQPGYDHSYFTIATFIEDHLRFHAEFLHP, via the coding sequence ATGAATACGTCACTTGAACTTCTCGAAGAGCACCGGATGTTTGGCGGGTGGCAGCAACGCTATCGCCACACCGCCAGCAGCCTGAATTGCAATATGACCTTCAGCATCTATCTGCCCCCCTTACGGGATGACAACCCGCCACCGGTGCTTTACTGGCTGTCGGGTCTGACCTGTAATGATGAAAACTTTACATTGAAAGCCGGTGCTCAGCGGGTGGCCGCTGAGTTGGGTCTGGTACTGGTTATGCCGGATACCAGCCCACGTGGCGATGATGTGCCGAATGACGAAGGTTATGATTTAGGACAAGGCGCGGGGTTCTACCTCAACGCAACACAAGCCCCTTGGTCTAAACATTTTCAGATGTATGATTATATCAGCCAAGAGTTACCGGCTTTGATCGCCCAACATTTCAGAGTGAGTGACCGTCAGTCTATCTGTGGCCATTCAATGGGGGGGCACGGGGCATTGATGCTAGCACTGCGTAACCCGCAGCAATACCAATCAGCTTCGGCCTTTGCGCCGATAGTCAATCCGTGTCAGGTGCCTTGGGGGCGCAAAGCCTTGACTGCGTATTTGGGTACCGATGAGAGTCAGTGGTTGCAATATGATAGTTGCCACTTACTTACACATGCGCACACCCAACTGCCGATGCTGGTAGATCAAGGTGATGGTGATCAGTTTCTGGCTGACCAGTTACAACCGGCAAAATTAGCTGAATTGGCGCGACAGCGCGATTGGCCACTGACACTTCGTATTCAACCGGGTTATGACCATAGCTATTTCACCATAGCCACATTTAT